One stretch of Longimicrobiales bacterium DNA includes these proteins:
- a CDS encoding class A beta-lactamase-related serine hydrolase — protein sequence MHPRWFPDLRSVVSTLLALLLLLSASASVVSAQAEHLSIIRGKLQTDFEGIVDTYEGVAGIHVLDLTTGDRFSVQDDLLFPQASAIKIPILIELFRRAESEPDLLRKRIELTDEVRTAGSGVLQVLTDGGSALALEDYAIYMVVHSDNTATNVLIDELGMDAINALSASLGATQTLLQRKMIRPAESARGNENLSTPRDAALIMEKIATCDLPMSEASCQRVREILEIYKGGPIRTPVPATIPIAFKPGGITGVSTVWGLVDVPDRPYVISVMSNYGGNGGAVVEAASAAAFDYFSRLSGITEYGTRVPLDVKRRIGDSR from the coding sequence ATGCACCCACGCTGGTTTCCCGACCTGCGGTCCGTCGTCTCAACCCTCCTAGCTCTCTTACTGCTACTCAGCGCCTCCGCATCTGTAGTGAGTGCTCAGGCGGAACACCTGAGCATTATCAGGGGGAAACTCCAGACGGACTTCGAGGGCATCGTAGACACCTACGAGGGTGTTGCAGGCATCCACGTCCTCGACCTGACCACGGGCGATCGGTTCTCTGTTCAGGATGACCTGCTCTTCCCGCAGGCCAGTGCCATCAAGATTCCGATCCTCATCGAGCTCTTTCGCCGAGCAGAGTCTGAGCCCGACCTGCTCCGCAAGCGCATCGAGCTGACAGACGAAGTCCGAACCGCGGGGAGTGGCGTGCTGCAGGTGCTCACAGACGGAGGCTCTGCGTTGGCGCTTGAGGACTACGCCATCTACATGGTCGTGCACTCGGACAACACCGCAACGAACGTGCTCATCGATGAACTGGGCATGGACGCCATCAACGCTCTGTCAGCATCACTTGGGGCGACTCAAACGCTGCTCCAGAGGAAGATGATCCGCCCCGCGGAATCGGCCCGCGGCAATGAGAACCTCTCCACCCCTCGTGACGCAGCCCTGATCATGGAGAAGATCGCGACGTGCGACCTCCCGATGAGCGAGGCGTCCTGTCAGCGCGTTCGTGAGATCCTCGAGATCTACAAGGGTGGCCCCATCCGGACCCCTGTCCCAGCCACGATTCCGATCGCGTTCAAGCCCGGCGGGATCACGGGCGTTTCGACCGTGTGGGGACTGGTCGACGTCCCGGACCGTCCCTACGTGATCTCAGTGATGTCCAACTACGGTGGAAACGGAGGAGCCGTCGTCGAAGCCGCGTCTGCGGCCGCGTTCGACTACTTCAGTCGGTTGTCCGGAATCACGGAGTACGGCACCCGAGTGCCACTCGATGTGAAGCGCCGAATCGGAGATTCACGATGA
- a CDS encoding DUF3311 domain-containing protein, translating into MSLKTARTLTGVYFIAMLVAVTWPGLVPFSRIRPFVLGLPFSLAWIALWIAGSVLVIYLLDQVEQQHRDGGDT; encoded by the coding sequence ATGAGCCTGAAGACAGCACGCACCCTCACGGGTGTGTATTTCATCGCGATGCTCGTCGCGGTGACGTGGCCCGGCCTCGTCCCCTTCTCCCGGATCCGGCCGTTCGTCCTGGGCCTGCCCTTCTCGCTGGCCTGGATCGCGCTCTGGATCGCTGGCAGCGTCCTCGTGATCTACCTGCTGGACCAAGTCGAGCAGCAGCATCGTGACGGGGGTGACACCTGA
- a CDS encoding sodium:solute symporter family protein: MEQWIVVTIVIALYLGVTLTIGLMAGRKSTDSVTGYVAADRSFGLLVMYFVTGASVFSAFAFLGGPGWAYSRGAAAFYILAYGALGMAPFYWIGPKIAKLGRTHGYVTQAQLITGRFPSKSLSGLIALLSLVAFVPYVTIQMRGAGIVIEAVTEGHVPLWLGALIAYGIVIIYVLAAGAMAVGWTNTFQGIFMVVIAWTLGLYLPIRLYGSVGEMFTQIAAVRPELLVPPGLDAAGDPWSWGAFSSLILVSAVGLMMWPHLFMKAFTAKDDDTIRRTVMLFPTFQLFLIPVFLIGFSGVLFTGSPPSSDFILPFMILETDLPALVVGLFCAGALSASMSTGDALLHASASVVVEDGVMQFVEIKEKTQRRLMQALVLLTGAIAYYFALDPNSSLVQLLASAYGIISQFAPPVLAALYWKRATTQGAVAGLTTGALVAFFFWQNPEWKPFDIHEGILALLVHIPVLVGVSLTTPAQNDEHVAQFVN; this comes from the coding sequence ATGGAACAGTGGATCGTCGTCACGATCGTAATCGCGCTCTATCTCGGGGTCACGCTGACGATCGGCCTGATGGCCGGTCGCAAGTCCACGGACAGTGTGACTGGGTACGTCGCGGCAGACCGAAGCTTCGGGCTGCTGGTCATGTACTTCGTCACCGGGGCGTCGGTGTTCAGTGCCTTCGCGTTCCTCGGAGGGCCCGGGTGGGCCTATTCGAGGGGTGCGGCCGCGTTCTACATCCTGGCGTACGGGGCGTTGGGCATGGCCCCGTTCTACTGGATCGGGCCGAAAATCGCAAAGCTCGGGCGAACGCATGGCTACGTAACCCAGGCGCAGCTGATCACGGGGCGATTTCCCTCGAAGAGCCTCTCAGGGCTGATCGCCCTCCTCAGCCTTGTGGCCTTCGTCCCCTACGTGACCATCCAGATGCGGGGGGCCGGGATCGTCATCGAGGCGGTCACAGAGGGGCATGTACCTCTCTGGCTCGGCGCCTTGATCGCCTACGGCATCGTCATCATCTACGTGCTTGCTGCGGGCGCGATGGCGGTCGGGTGGACCAATACCTTCCAGGGTATCTTCATGGTGGTGATCGCCTGGACCCTCGGTCTCTACCTGCCGATTCGTCTGTATGGCAGCGTCGGCGAGATGTTCACTCAGATTGCGGCCGTCCGACCCGAGCTCCTCGTACCGCCGGGGCTCGACGCGGCGGGAGACCCATGGAGTTGGGGCGCATTCTCTTCGCTCATCTTGGTGAGCGCGGTCGGGCTGATGATGTGGCCGCATCTCTTCATGAAGGCCTTCACCGCGAAGGATGACGATACGATACGCCGGACGGTCATGTTGTTCCCGACCTTCCAGCTCTTTCTGATACCAGTGTTCCTGATCGGCTTTTCGGGAGTCCTCTTCACGGGAAGTCCGCCGTCGTCGGACTTCATCCTGCCATTCATGATCCTCGAGACAGACTTGCCCGCCCTTGTGGTCGGCCTGTTCTGCGCAGGAGCACTTTCCGCCTCGATGTCGACGGGAGACGCACTCCTACACGCGTCCGCCTCCGTCGTGGTCGAAGACGGAGTCATGCAGTTCGTAGAGATCAAAGAAAAGACACAGCGTCGTCTGATGCAGGCACTGGTGCTACTCACCGGCGCGATTGCTTACTATTTCGCACTCGACCCGAACTCATCGCTGGTTCAGCTGCTGGCCTCGGCATACGGGATCATTTCTCAGTTCGCCCCTCCCGTGTTAGCTGCCCTCTACTGGAAACGCGCCACTACGCAGGGTGCGGTCGCAGGGCTCACCACGGGTGCCCTCGTAGCGTTCTTCTTCTGGCAAAATCCGGAATGGAAGCCCTTCGACATCCATGAGGGCATCCTCGCACTGCTCGTGCACATTCCAGTCCTGGTCGGTGTCAGCCTGACGACGCCAGCTCAGAACGACGAACACGTCGCGCAGTTCGTAAACTAG
- a CDS encoding lytic transglycosylase domain-containing protein, with translation MSAMNLRGLDVRVDRWDSLVESEQDRRVELSRIRWLGPLLVVPLLAVFLLWIGQDPALRTATLEAIVSPVPAAPTIPLEMNPRVERWVTAFETTRREEFDAMLRQREVYADMIRGKLRDRGMPEGLLYLAMIESGFSPLAVSRVSAVGIWQFMGPTAQQYGLRVDAYVDERKDPIAATDAALDYLAWLHDRFGGSWYLAAAAFNAGPGRMERILNRHADGRFSVEESYWDVLEYLPRETREYVPKMIAVTMLANDADALGFDASDVLPYRYENVFVPGGTTLQSVAATLDIGVTDLVALNPHLLKGVTPPFEIYGVRIPVGGSAQVIAGMSGKLPARLADDD, from the coding sequence ATGTCTGCCATGAACCTTCGCGGGCTTGATGTCCGTGTCGATAGATGGGATTCCCTTGTGGAATCTGAGCAGGATCGGAGGGTTGAGCTTTCGCGAATCCGTTGGTTAGGGCCGCTTCTGGTCGTGCCGCTGCTGGCGGTGTTCCTCCTCTGGATTGGCCAGGATCCGGCGCTACGAACCGCGACGCTTGAGGCAATTGTCTCGCCCGTGCCGGCCGCGCCGACGATCCCCCTCGAAATGAACCCGCGTGTGGAACGTTGGGTGACCGCGTTCGAAACCACGCGGCGGGAAGAGTTCGATGCGATGCTGCGTCAGCGCGAGGTCTACGCCGACATGATTCGCGGGAAGCTCCGGGATCGGGGCATGCCGGAAGGACTGCTCTATCTCGCGATGATCGAATCCGGGTTTTCCCCGCTCGCGGTATCCCGAGTGTCCGCTGTGGGTATATGGCAGTTCATGGGTCCCACGGCACAGCAATACGGGCTCCGTGTCGACGCCTATGTCGATGAACGAAAAGATCCGATTGCGGCCACGGATGCTGCTCTGGACTACCTGGCGTGGCTCCATGACCGCTTCGGCGGTTCGTGGTACCTCGCTGCCGCGGCGTTCAACGCCGGTCCGGGGCGCATGGAGCGTATTCTTAATCGGCACGCTGATGGTCGTTTCAGCGTGGAAGAGAGCTATTGGGACGTGCTCGAGTATCTGCCGCGCGAGACCCGCGAGTATGTGCCGAAGATGATTGCGGTAACCATGCTCGCGAATGATGCGGATGCGCTCGGTTTCGACGCGTCCGACGTCCTGCCGTATCGGTACGAGAACGTCTTCGTGCCCGGAGGAACAACGCTGCAGAGCGTGGCTGCAACGCTCGACATCGGCGTTACTGATCTGGTAGCCCTGAATCCGCACCTGTTGAAGGGTGTTACGCCGCCATTCGAGATTTATGGCGTGCGGATCCCGGTTGGTGGGAGTGCCCAGGTAATCGCAGGAATGTCTGGGAAGCTTCCGGCCCGCCTCGCGGATGACGACTAG
- the rpmA gene encoding 50S ribosomal protein L27, which translates to MAHKKAGGSSRNGRDSNPNRLGVKRAGGQPVRAGGIIIRQRGTRVHPGRNVGRGKDDTLFSLIDGVVTFERMRARSVVSVYAAE; encoded by the coding sequence ATGGCACATAAGAAAGCTGGTGGTTCGAGCAGGAACGGACGGGACAGCAACCCGAACCGTCTTGGCGTGAAGCGAGCTGGTGGTCAGCCAGTGCGAGCTGGTGGCATCATCATCCGTCAGCGCGGCACGCGAGTTCACCCCGGTCGCAATGTCGGTCGAGGCAAGGATGACACTCTGTTTTCTCTCATTGATGGCGTCGTGACGTTCGAGCGCATGAGGGCCCGTAGCGTCGTTTCAGTTTACGCCGCAGAGTAG
- the rplU gene encoding 50S ribosomal protein L21, whose protein sequence is MYAVFQTGGKQFRAEPGSRFRIPSLEVEPGDSVTFDHVLLAGDGEEKVQVGAPTVDGASVKAEVLRHGRADKIIVFKRKRRKGYRKKQGHRQNYTEIRIEEVALG, encoded by the coding sequence ATGTACGCCGTTTTTCAGACAGGTGGTAAACAATTCCGGGCCGAGCCCGGTAGCCGCTTCCGGATTCCTTCGCTCGAAGTGGAGCCAGGAGATTCAGTGACGTTCGACCACGTTCTTCTCGCCGGTGACGGCGAAGAGAAGGTGCAGGTCGGTGCACCCACCGTGGACGGTGCTTCAGTGAAAGCTGAAGTCCTGCGCCACGGCCGCGCAGACAAGATCATCGTGTTCAAGCGGAAGCGCCGGAAGGGTTACCGGAAGAAGCAAGGACACCGCCAGAACTATACGGAGATTCGAATCGAGGAAGTCGCGCTCGGTTGA
- a CDS encoding Rne/Rng family ribonuclease — translation MSSNPQESWVALREDNKLVEVMFDRPDQNRVLGDIFLGKVDAVLPGIQAAFVDIGTGKAGFLHVSDLNLGDEDEGSGKGRGRGPRRSRQLPPIQDHIRKGQTLLVQVTKEAISTKGPRLTAQISLPGRFLVYMPQASRVGVSRKIEGRDQRTKLRKMAQKILPDNSGGIIVRTVGEEVTAEKLEREFKRLHERWKEIDAAAKSKSAPAAVNREATLISGVIRDLFTDKFEALRVDSQGAYDEIVDYVKNVDPDLLDRVHRYQGSSSLFDEFGVEEDIQKAFRRNVRLKSGGSLVIEPTEALVSIDVNTGRFTGKGKKDPEETIVKTNMEAAGEVAKQLRLRDVGGIIVVDFIDMESQSNRDKVLRELRSHLSLDRARTKAFEISHLGLIEMTRQRVRPSVFNSLTSICQSCGGIGRVYTPATVVRQIERTLKRAASSNEEKSIVVRVHPEVALRVIEEEPGLLKRLMDKTSLDLRLRDDPLMRLDEFRLLSGTAENDITDKYAA, via the coding sequence GTGAGCTCGAACCCACAAGAATCGTGGGTCGCGCTCCGTGAAGACAACAAATTGGTCGAGGTCATGTTTGACCGCCCCGATCAGAATCGGGTCCTTGGCGACATCTTCCTTGGGAAGGTCGACGCCGTGCTTCCGGGCATTCAGGCTGCTTTCGTTGACATCGGGACCGGGAAAGCAGGATTCCTGCACGTTTCCGATCTGAATCTTGGAGACGAGGACGAGGGCAGTGGAAAAGGCCGCGGTCGTGGACCTCGGCGCAGTCGCCAGCTCCCGCCGATCCAGGATCACATCCGGAAGGGCCAGACACTCCTGGTGCAGGTCACCAAGGAGGCGATCAGCACGAAGGGGCCCAGATTAACCGCGCAGATTTCTCTGCCGGGTCGATTCCTAGTGTACATGCCTCAGGCATCACGAGTAGGAGTCAGCCGCAAGATCGAGGGCCGAGACCAGCGTACCAAGCTACGGAAGATGGCTCAGAAGATTCTCCCGGATAACTCTGGTGGAATCATCGTACGCACGGTTGGAGAAGAGGTCACTGCGGAGAAGCTCGAGCGCGAGTTCAAGCGACTTCACGAGCGTTGGAAGGAAATCGACGCGGCTGCAAAGTCGAAGAGCGCCCCGGCTGCTGTGAATCGGGAAGCGACTCTGATCAGCGGCGTGATCAGGGACCTGTTTACCGACAAGTTCGAAGCTCTTCGCGTCGACTCTCAGGGTGCGTACGACGAGATCGTCGACTACGTGAAGAATGTCGACCCTGACCTGCTCGATCGGGTCCACCGGTACCAAGGCTCTTCATCCCTCTTTGACGAATTCGGAGTCGAGGAGGACATCCAGAAAGCCTTCCGTCGTAACGTCCGACTCAAGTCCGGCGGGAGTCTGGTGATCGAGCCGACCGAAGCGCTGGTCTCCATCGATGTGAACACCGGTCGCTTTACTGGGAAGGGCAAGAAGGACCCTGAAGAGACGATCGTGAAGACGAACATGGAGGCGGCTGGTGAGGTGGCGAAACAGCTTCGCCTGCGAGACGTCGGCGGGATCATCGTCGTCGACTTCATCGACATGGAGTCCCAGTCGAACCGCGACAAGGTGCTGAGAGAATTGCGCTCACACCTGAGCCTTGACCGGGCGCGTACGAAGGCGTTCGAGATTTCCCATCTCGGTCTGATCGAAATGACCCGCCAGCGTGTGCGGCCGTCAGTGTTCAATTCTCTCACGTCGATCTGTCAGTCGTGTGGCGGAATCGGCCGGGTGTATACGCCAGCGACGGTGGTGCGCCAGATCGAGCGGACGCTCAAGCGAGCCGCGTCATCAAACGAGGAGAAGAGTATCGTCGTTCGGGTGCACCCCGAAGTCGCGTTGCGAGTCATCGAAGAGGAGCCAGGTTTGCTCAAGCGTCTTATGGACAAAACCAGCCTGGACCTTCGACTCCGAGACGATCCGCTGATGCGGCTGGACGAGTTCCGCCTCCTTTCCGGAACCGCGGAGAACGACATCACCGACAAGTACGCGGCCTGA
- a CDS encoding enoyl-CoA hydratase-related protein: protein MTLDSLLIYDVADSVATLTLNRPEKRNALNGALVAALKRGVARAVDEDAVRVVALRGAGKDFCSGADLAELKKISTMGTAENLEDARSLGALFSQIRSCPKPVVAVVHGRALAGGCGLATACDLVLATDDAMFGYPEVYLGFVPALVMTILRRRMGEGRAFELVAQGDRFDAVRAETLGLVNQVWPSASFETEAHAYLIALARKPASALALTKSLLYELDGLDFASGMERAAEVNVEARVTGECRDGVRRFLEKSKD from the coding sequence ATGACCCTCGACTCGCTTCTCATCTATGATGTGGCCGATAGCGTAGCGACCCTGACGCTGAATCGTCCGGAGAAGCGCAACGCCCTGAACGGGGCTCTCGTAGCTGCGCTGAAGAGAGGTGTCGCTCGAGCAGTCGACGAGGATGCGGTCCGCGTGGTCGCGCTGCGTGGCGCTGGAAAAGACTTTTGTTCTGGTGCTGATCTCGCTGAGCTCAAGAAGATCTCAACCATGGGCACAGCGGAGAACCTCGAAGACGCACGTTCGCTCGGCGCTCTCTTTTCTCAGATCCGGTCCTGTCCAAAGCCAGTGGTCGCCGTGGTCCACGGTCGTGCACTGGCCGGTGGTTGTGGCCTCGCGACGGCCTGCGATCTCGTGCTTGCGACGGACGACGCGATGTTCGGATATCCGGAGGTGTACCTCGGCTTCGTTCCCGCGCTGGTGATGACGATTTTGCGCCGTAGGATGGGCGAGGGAAGGGCCTTCGAGCTTGTTGCTCAGGGCGACCGGTTCGATGCGGTGCGAGCAGAGACCCTCGGGCTCGTGAACCAAGTATGGCCAAGCGCCTCATTCGAGACGGAGGCCCATGCCTATCTGATCGCGCTGGCGAGGAAGCCCGCTTCAGCTCTGGCTCTGACGAAATCGCTTCTTTATGAGCTCGACGGTCTGGACTTCGCTTCCGGCATGGAAAGGGCAGCAGAAGTGAATGTTGAGGCTCGGGTGACAGGGGAGTGCCGAGATGGAGTCCGGCGCTTCCTCGAGAAGTCGAAGGACTGA
- a CDS encoding DUF1446 domain-containing protein, producing the protein MSQSAGRDGSLVRIASGQGFWGDDPEAPVRQVQGGNIDYLMLDYLAEVTMSIMQKQRARDPEAGYARDFVPLMERIFAKCVEDGVRVVTNAGGVNPDGCADALVEAGHRAGVSGKAKVGLVTGDDLMGRLDELLDSGHDLSNMETGEPLSVIRDQVQSANAYIGAAPIVEALGLGADVIVTGRSTDTALTYGPLVHEFGWSSDDHDRIAAGVVAGHINECGAQCTGGNCLIDWWDIPNLAAVGFPIVEVSPDGTFIVTKHAGSGGKVTRASVAEQIVYEMGDPVTYITPDVVADFTTIHLDDQGNDRVRVHGIKGGPRTDFLKVSIAYAGGWKATGTLTYSWPDAAAKATVADKILRERLDRLGHTFDEIRTELVGWDSTHGPLVGPPPADIPEVQLRVGVRSSDRAAVERFSREIAPLVLTGPPSVTGFAGGRPRVQEIMAYWPALLRREVVEDHLKVEVRDV; encoded by the coding sequence ATGAGCCAGTCCGCGGGGCGAGACGGAAGCCTGGTACGGATCGCGAGTGGGCAGGGGTTCTGGGGCGATGATCCCGAGGCTCCGGTCCGCCAGGTGCAAGGCGGAAATATTGACTACCTCATGCTCGACTATCTGGCCGAGGTCACGATGTCGATCATGCAGAAGCAACGGGCGAGGGATCCGGAAGCCGGATACGCGCGTGACTTCGTTCCTTTGATGGAACGCATCTTCGCCAAGTGTGTCGAGGATGGTGTTCGAGTCGTGACCAACGCCGGAGGGGTAAATCCGGATGGATGTGCGGATGCGCTGGTCGAGGCGGGCCACCGTGCCGGGGTTTCGGGTAAGGCCAAGGTCGGACTGGTTACCGGAGATGACCTGATGGGTCGGCTCGATGAGCTGCTTGATTCCGGGCACGACCTCTCGAATATGGAGACCGGCGAACCGCTCTCGGTGATTCGTGATCAAGTCCAGAGCGCGAATGCATACATCGGGGCTGCGCCCATCGTCGAGGCCCTCGGTCTCGGAGCGGACGTCATCGTGACCGGTCGCAGTACCGACACAGCGCTCACCTACGGTCCCTTGGTTCATGAATTCGGGTGGTCTTCGGACGACCACGACCGGATTGCTGCAGGTGTCGTGGCCGGGCACATCAATGAGTGTGGCGCCCAGTGCACAGGAGGAAATTGCCTCATCGACTGGTGGGACATCCCCAATCTGGCCGCAGTCGGCTTCCCGATCGTCGAAGTGAGTCCGGATGGGACCTTCATCGTTACGAAGCACGCTGGAAGCGGGGGCAAGGTGACCCGGGCATCCGTCGCCGAGCAGATCGTCTATGAAATGGGTGACCCTGTGACCTACATCACTCCGGATGTCGTCGCGGACTTCACCACAATCCATCTGGACGATCAGGGCAACGACAGGGTGCGCGTACACGGGATCAAGGGAGGGCCACGTACGGACTTCCTCAAAGTGTCGATCGCCTATGCAGGCGGATGGAAAGCCACCGGTACGCTCACGTATTCGTGGCCCGATGCAGCCGCGAAAGCGACGGTCGCAGACAAGATTCTGCGCGAGCGCCTGGATCGACTCGGACACACGTTCGATGAGATCCGGACCGAACTCGTTGGTTGGGATTCCACACACGGACCCCTGGTGGGTCCGCCCCCCGCCGACATCCCGGAAGTCCAGCTCCGGGTCGGAGTACGTTCCAGTGACCGCGCTGCCGTAGAGCGCTTCTCCCGAGAGATCGCTCCGCTGGTACTCACCGGCCCTCCGTCGGTGACGGGCTTCGCGGGCGGTCGGCCTCGAGTCCAGGAAATCATGGCGTACTGGCCGGCGCTTCTGCGTCGCGAAGTCGTCGAGGACCACCTGAAGGTGGAGGTTCGTGACGTATGA
- a CDS encoding cobalamin B12-binding domain-containing protein codes for MSDERKIRILVAKPGLDGHDRGAKIIASAFRDAGFEVIYTGLHQTPEMIVSAAVQEDVDVVAMSVLSGAHMTLFPRVKALLDEEGADQVLLTGGGIIPEDDVTELGTRGIGRLFGPGTTTSDAIAYVTEWFAAQRSVS; via the coding sequence ATGTCTGACGAACGAAAAATCAGAATCCTCGTCGCCAAGCCCGGCCTCGATGGTCACGATCGTGGAGCGAAGATCATCGCAAGTGCATTCCGGGATGCCGGATTCGAGGTGATCTATACGGGTCTGCATCAAACACCTGAGATGATTGTGAGCGCGGCCGTGCAGGAAGACGTCGACGTCGTTGCTATGTCGGTACTGTCTGGGGCCCATATGACGCTTTTCCCCAGGGTGAAGGCGTTGCTCGACGAGGAAGGGGCAGACCAGGTACTGCTTACCGGGGGTGGCATCATCCCGGAGGACGATGTGACGGAGCTCGGGACTCGCGGTATTGGGCGGCTCTTCGGTCCCGGGACGACCACGTCCGATGCAATCGCGTATGTGACGGAATGGTTTGCCGCCCAGCGATCGGTTTCGTGA
- a CDS encoding methylmalonyl-CoA mutase family protein, with protein sequence MSTIEKGLLDRTQLEGRVQDQADEIARLKAELSEWEETYDDTPKRDALFTSVSGREVRPLYTELDVTGEGEDLGYPGEYPFTRGPYSTMYRTRLWTMRQFAGFATAEETNERYKYLLAHGQTGLSVAFDFPTLMGYDSDHPRSLGEVGVCGVAISSLADMERLFDGIPLDQVSVSMTINGPAIILFCFYVAAAERQGVDVSVLRGTVQNDILKEYQAQHAWVYPPEPALRCIVDMFEWCSEHTPKYNPISISGYHIREAGSTAVEELAFTLRNGFEYVERGIARGLDVDSFAPRLSFFFDVHNDFFEEIAKLRAARRIWARGMKEKYGAKNPDSWRLRTHCQTAGVSLTAQQPENNIVRVAYQAMAAALGGTQSLHTNSMDETLSLPTEKAVRIALRSQQILAYESGVANTIDPLAGSYYVESLTDELEREALELFDEIDAMGGVVAGIDEGWFQQEIAASAMRQQREIESGDRVVVGVNHFTEGSGKLEIDILKLDPQIEERQVAKMAEMRDARDGEHVAETLAALTAACGTDENVVPRILDCARVYCTLYEIRAAMEEVFGAYKEPVFF encoded by the coding sequence ATGTCGACCATCGAAAAAGGCTTACTGGACCGGACGCAGCTCGAAGGCCGTGTTCAGGACCAGGCGGACGAGATCGCCCGCCTGAAAGCAGAGCTCTCGGAGTGGGAAGAGACGTACGACGACACGCCAAAGCGGGACGCCCTGTTCACGAGCGTCTCTGGACGTGAGGTCCGGCCGCTCTATACCGAGTTGGACGTCACCGGAGAGGGAGAAGACCTCGGATACCCGGGCGAATACCCGTTCACACGCGGGCCGTACTCGACGATGTATCGCACGCGACTCTGGACCATGCGTCAATTCGCGGGTTTCGCGACCGCTGAGGAGACGAACGAGCGCTATAAGTACCTGCTGGCGCACGGGCAAACCGGGCTGAGCGTCGCCTTCGACTTCCCGACCCTCATGGGATACGACTCTGACCACCCGCGCTCGCTTGGTGAGGTCGGGGTGTGTGGTGTCGCGATCTCGTCGCTGGCGGACATGGAACGGCTGTTCGACGGAATTCCCCTCGATCAGGTTTCGGTCTCCATGACCATCAACGGACCTGCCATCATTCTCTTCTGCTTCTACGTGGCAGCGGCGGAGCGACAGGGAGTCGATGTCAGCGTGCTCCGAGGGACGGTGCAGAACGACATCCTGAAAGAGTACCAGGCGCAGCACGCCTGGGTGTACCCGCCCGAGCCTGCATTGCGGTGCATCGTCGACATGTTCGAGTGGTGCAGCGAGCACACACCCAAGTACAACCCGATCTCGATTTCCGGATACCATATCCGTGAGGCGGGCTCTACCGCCGTCGAGGAGCTGGCGTTCACCCTTCGCAACGGCTTCGAGTATGTCGAGCGCGGGATCGCGCGCGGACTGGATGTGGACAGTTTCGCCCCACGGCTCTCGTTCTTCTTCGATGTGCACAACGACTTCTTCGAGGAGATCGCGAAGCTCCGTGCGGCGCGTCGAATCTGGGCTCGTGGCATGAAGGAGAAGTACGGGGCGAAGAACCCGGACTCGTGGCGCCTGCGCACTCACTGCCAAACGGCAGGTGTCAGCCTCACCGCGCAGCAGCCAGAAAACAACATCGTTCGCGTCGCGTACCAGGCGATGGCCGCCGCCCTCGGTGGGACGCAGTCCCTTCACACCAATTCGATGGATGAGACGCTCTCTCTACCGACGGAGAAAGCGGTTCGCATCGCGCTTCGGAGCCAACAAATTCTGGCGTATGAATCCGGCGTCGCGAATACGATCGACCCGCTGGCGGGTTCTTATTACGTCGAGTCACTCACCGATGAACTTGAGCGCGAGGCCCTTGAGCTGTTCGATGAAATCGACGCGATGGGGGGCGTGGTCGCCGGTATCGATGAAGGTTGGTTCCAGCAGGAGATCGCAGCTTCGGCCATGCGCCAACAGCGTGAGATTGAGTCGGGCGACCGGGTAGTCGTTGGTGTGAACCACTTCACCGAGGGGTCGGGGAAGCTCGAGATCGACATCCTCAAGCTCGATCCGCAGATCGAAGAGCGGCAGGTCGCGAAAATGGCCGAGATGCGCGACGCCCGAGACGGCGAGCATGTCGCCGAGACACTCGCTGCCCTGACGGCAGCCTGTGGAACTGACGAGAATGTCGTCCCCAGAATTCTCGACTGCGCTCGAGTGTATTGTACTCTTTATGAGATCCGCGCCGCGATGGAAGAGGTCTTCGGTGCGTACAAAGAGCCCGTATTTTTCTAG